One stretch of Streptomyces sp. MMBL 11-1 DNA includes these proteins:
- a CDS encoding ABC transporter ATP-binding protein, with protein MIKAHGLTKRYGDRTVVQDLDFTVRPGTVTGFLGPNGAGKSTTMRILLGLDAPTHGRSTVNGRSYAAHPAPLTQVGALLEARSAHPGRSALNHLMALAHTHGIPRRRVEEVIDLAGLTDAAHRRVKGFSLGMGQRLGIAAALLGDPATVILDEPVNGLDPEGVLWIRTLLTSLAAEGRTVLVSSHLMSEMALTADHLIVIGRGRLLADTTVAELIRSAGGASVRVVTPQPDELSAHLANPGVTITTTHVPTTHVPTTRVPTTHVPTADAPAHELRIRGVDAAHIGGVAAAHAITLHELTPQTVSLEQAFMDLTQESVDHRPQRETPSPLPGPSPRTGAAA; from the coding sequence ATGATCAAGGCACACGGCCTCACCAAGCGGTACGGCGACAGAACCGTCGTCCAGGACCTCGACTTCACCGTCCGCCCCGGCACGGTGACCGGCTTCCTCGGCCCCAACGGCGCCGGGAAGTCCACGACGATGCGCATACTCCTCGGCCTCGACGCCCCGACGCACGGCCGCTCCACCGTCAACGGCCGCTCCTACGCCGCCCACCCCGCGCCCCTCACCCAGGTCGGCGCCCTGCTGGAGGCCCGGTCCGCCCACCCGGGCCGGTCCGCCCTCAACCACCTGATGGCCCTCGCCCACACCCACGGCATCCCGCGCCGCCGCGTCGAGGAAGTCATCGACCTCGCCGGGCTCACCGACGCCGCCCACCGGAGGGTCAAGGGCTTCTCCCTCGGCATGGGCCAGCGACTCGGCATCGCCGCCGCCCTCCTCGGCGACCCCGCCACCGTCATCCTGGACGAACCGGTCAACGGTCTGGACCCCGAAGGCGTCCTGTGGATCCGCACCCTCCTCACCTCTCTCGCAGCCGAAGGCCGTACGGTCCTCGTCTCCTCCCACCTGATGAGCGAGATGGCCCTCACCGCCGACCACCTGATCGTCATCGGCCGAGGCAGGCTCCTCGCCGACACCACGGTGGCCGAGCTGATCCGCTCGGCGGGCGGGGCATCCGTCAGGGTCGTCACCCCCCAGCCGGACGAACTGAGCGCACACCTGGCGAACCCGGGCGTGACCATCACCACCACGCACGTCCCCACCACGCACGTCCCCACCACGCGCGTCCCCACCACGCACGTCCCCACCGCCGACGCCCCGGCTCACGAACTCCGGATCCGAGGCGTGGACGCGGCGCACATCGGAGGCGTGGCCGCCGCGCACGCGATCACCCTGCACGAACTCACGCCGCAGACCGTGTCGCTGGAGCAGGCGTTCATGGACCTCACCCAGGAATCGGTCGACCACCGGCCACAGCGGGAGACCCCGTCCCCGCTTCCCGGCCCCTCCCCTCGCACCGGAGCAGCAGCATGA
- a CDS encoding ABC transporter permease: MTTTHPTPALSHPAGPSRYGITGPRILRSEWHKLHSLRSTWITVVSAVVMVLGVGLIMGGTYTSGGGDSDVDTVVLTLYGSMLGQLCLVVLGILMTAGEYATGMIRSSLTAVPARLPVLWAKAAVFAATVFTVMFATALVTFAAAQAFLHDTDQAASFTDPGILRALAGNAAALTLMGLLALGLGALLRSVPGAIGAFIGGVMILPEILGMLPYDAVERAIMYFPTQAAGALGSATPIPGTASPGPALLALTVWAGTTLAAAALGLRRRDV; encoded by the coding sequence ATGACCACAACCCATCCCACCCCCGCGCTCTCACACCCCGCAGGACCATCGCGGTACGGCATCACCGGGCCCCGGATCCTGCGCTCGGAATGGCACAAACTCCACTCCCTGCGCTCCACCTGGATCACCGTCGTCTCCGCGGTCGTCATGGTCCTGGGCGTCGGTCTGATCATGGGCGGGACCTACACCTCCGGCGGCGGGGACTCCGACGTCGACACGGTCGTCCTGACCCTGTACGGCAGCATGCTCGGCCAGTTGTGCCTGGTCGTCCTGGGCATTCTGATGACCGCCGGCGAGTACGCGACCGGCATGATCCGCTCCTCGCTCACCGCCGTACCCGCCCGGCTCCCCGTCCTGTGGGCCAAGGCCGCGGTGTTCGCCGCCACCGTCTTCACGGTCATGTTCGCGACGGCCCTGGTCACGTTCGCGGCGGCCCAGGCCTTCCTCCACGACACCGACCAGGCCGCCTCGTTCACCGACCCGGGCATCCTGCGCGCCCTGGCGGGGAACGCGGCCGCTCTCACCCTGATGGGCCTGCTCGCCCTCGGCCTCGGCGCACTGCTGCGCTCCGTGCCCGGTGCGATCGGCGCGTTCATCGGCGGCGTCATGATCCTGCCGGAGATCCTCGGGATGCTCCCGTACGACGCCGTCGAGCGCGCCATCATGTACTTTCCCACCCAAGCCGCCGGTGCCCTGGGCTCCGCCACCCCCATCCCGGGGACCGCCTCCCCCGGCCCCGCCCTGCTCGCCCTCACCGTATGGGCGGGCACGACACTGGCCGCGGCAGCGCTGGGGCTCCGACGCCGCGACGTCTGA
- a CDS encoding sensor histidine kinase, with product MTDHPQAAGTLPATPDAATAPPPPPAGTAGATHPAETAPLTRIIRGALDRLRAFDRRRPRVWDAAVTAFWTVAAVLDYTSGGWRTVAHDDVTAPEALVLLMSLCFSLPLLWRRTHPMAVLLLMAPASLVNVWTGAVVQAALLQLIPVFQLVLRSSFRTVGAAAALFVAPVLAIGVRIPSTWGQEVVSYVWGLVFVVLLGIAVRTRREYTEALVERAHRLERERDQQARLAAAAERTRIAREMHDIIGHNLSVITGLADGGAYAARKNPERAGQALEAIGATSRQALSELRRLLGVLRDDHPEAERTPQPTLDELAPLIERVRRAGLPVHLEFHGEPRPRSLTPGRQLTVYRVVQEALTNTLKHATPPATGPRPPLEPHQAPLSATVTLTYTRTHLDARITDTGNGAGQTPGTDETPPPPAQGIMGMRERAALYDGTLEAGPLPDHGGWQIRLRLPLEDTHQ from the coding sequence GTGACGGACCACCCCCAGGCCGCGGGCACGCTCCCGGCGACGCCCGACGCCGCCACAGCCCCACCACCCCCGCCCGCCGGCACCGCAGGCGCCACCCACCCCGCCGAGACGGCCCCCCTCACCAGGATCATCCGCGGCGCCCTGGACCGCCTCCGCGCCTTCGACCGACGTCGGCCACGGGTCTGGGACGCGGCGGTGACCGCGTTCTGGACCGTGGCGGCGGTGCTCGACTACACCTCAGGCGGCTGGCGGACCGTCGCACACGACGACGTGACGGCGCCCGAAGCGCTGGTGCTCCTGATGAGCCTCTGCTTCTCGCTGCCGCTCCTGTGGCGCCGCACGCACCCCATGGCCGTCCTGCTGCTGATGGCACCGGCGTCCCTGGTGAACGTCTGGACGGGCGCCGTGGTCCAGGCCGCACTCCTCCAGCTGATCCCGGTGTTCCAGCTCGTCCTGCGCTCCTCCTTCCGTACGGTCGGGGCCGCGGCAGCGCTGTTCGTCGCCCCGGTCCTGGCCATCGGCGTCCGCATCCCCTCCACCTGGGGGCAGGAAGTGGTCTCGTACGTCTGGGGCCTGGTCTTCGTCGTCCTCCTGGGGATCGCGGTCCGCACGCGTCGCGAGTACACCGAGGCCCTGGTCGAGCGCGCCCACCGGCTGGAGCGCGAACGCGACCAGCAGGCCCGGCTCGCCGCAGCCGCCGAACGCACGCGCATCGCGCGGGAGATGCACGACATCATCGGCCACAACCTGTCCGTCATCACGGGCCTGGCGGACGGCGGGGCGTACGCGGCCCGGAAGAACCCGGAACGCGCGGGCCAGGCGCTGGAAGCCATCGGCGCCACCAGCAGGCAGGCCCTGTCCGAGCTGCGCCGTCTCCTGGGTGTCCTGCGCGACGACCACCCCGAGGCCGAACGCACCCCGCAGCCCACGCTCGACGAACTGGCCCCTCTCATCGAACGCGTACGCCGGGCAGGACTGCCCGTCCACCTGGAGTTCCACGGCGAACCCCGCCCGCGGTCACTCACTCCGGGCCGCCAACTCACCGTGTACCGAGTGGTCCAGGAAGCCCTGACCAACACCCTCAAGCACGCCACCCCGCCCGCTACGGGCCCGCGCCCCCCGCTGGAGCCCCACCAGGCGCCCCTGTCCGCGACGGTCACCCTCACGTACACCCGCACACACCTGGACGCCCGCATCACCGACACGGGCAACGGAGCCGGTCAGACCCCCGGCACCGACGAAACACCACCACCGCCGGCCCAGGGCATCATGGGCATGCGGGAACGCGCCGCACTGTACGACGGCACCCTCGAAGCGGGCCCGCTGCCGGACCACGGCGGATGGCAGATACGGCTCCGCCTTCCCCTGGAGGACACGCACCAGTGA
- a CDS encoding response regulator, with translation MTTVLIADDQPMQRFGFRMLLESQDDMTVVGEAGNGDEAVRLVARHHPDVVLMDIRMPGQDGIEVTRRIIASGARTRILIVTTFDLDEYAYDGLRAGASGFLVKDALPEELLAGIRAVAAGDAVVAPTLTRRLLDAYVHHLPAVPGAPAASDPRITALTEREREVLTVIGQGWSNTEIATRLHLAESTVKTHVTRILAKTGARDRVQAVILAYDTRLVTPS, from the coding sequence GTGACGACCGTACTCATCGCCGACGACCAGCCGATGCAGCGCTTCGGCTTCCGCATGCTGCTGGAGAGCCAGGACGACATGACGGTCGTCGGCGAGGCCGGCAACGGCGACGAGGCCGTCCGGCTGGTCGCCCGCCACCACCCCGACGTCGTGCTGATGGACATCCGTATGCCGGGCCAGGACGGCATCGAGGTGACCCGGCGCATCATCGCCTCGGGCGCCCGCACCCGCATCCTGATCGTCACGACGTTCGACCTGGACGAGTACGCCTACGACGGCCTGCGCGCCGGCGCCAGCGGCTTCCTGGTCAAGGACGCCCTGCCCGAAGAACTCCTCGCCGGCATCCGCGCGGTGGCCGCCGGTGACGCGGTGGTGGCCCCGACCCTGACCCGCCGTCTTCTCGACGCCTACGTGCACCACCTTCCAGCGGTACCAGGCGCACCCGCCGCGTCGGACCCGCGCATCACCGCGCTGACGGAACGGGAACGGGAGGTCCTCACCGTCATCGGCCAGGGCTGGTCGAACACGGAGATAGCCACCCGTCTCCACCTCGCCGAATCCACGGTGAAGACGCACGTGACCCGCATCCTCGCCAAGACCGGCGCGAGGGACCGCGTCCAGGCGGTCATCCTGGCGTACGACACCCGCCTGGTCACACCGTCGTAG